The following are from one region of the Alicyclobacillus fastidiosus genome:
- a CDS encoding M3 family oligoendopeptidase yields the protein MRFREYVYERPDMDAVERRFQGLVEELRNASSADEQHDRIEELLRLRNRLSTLSNLVEVRNSIDTRDEFYKAEKQFFDQNSPRIEALNHLFYEALVDSPFQSELERRWGKQLLRVAEVTLKTFRPDVMEDLQRENELTSQYLDLMASAEIEFAGETRTLAQMTPFESSPDRAVRIRATKAKWSFFEQHRDELDGIYDELVKVRTRIAHKLGYDNFVELGYLRMTRTDYDEAMVANFRKQVRELIVPLATKLRERQRARIGVDHLHYYDEELAFLTGNPEPKGDPAWIVERARQMYDELSPETREFFQFMLDAELLDLVAKRGKAVGGFCTTFRDYEAPFIFSNFNGTHGDVTVLTHEAGHAFQAYASRSYAVPEYAFPTSEAAEIHSMSMEFFTWPWMDLFFEQDTEKFKFMHLSDALLFIPYGVAVDEFQHFVYANPEATPAQRKAAWRQIERTYLPHRDYDDNAFLEEGGYWQRQLHIYMYPFYYIDYTLAQICAFQYWVRAEENRGAAWRDYLEICKVGGSQSFLEIVDTGGLRSPFADGCVASVIGQIEAWLDRVDDSQF from the coding sequence TTGAGGTTTCGTGAGTATGTCTATGAACGGCCGGATATGGACGCGGTGGAGCGACGTTTTCAAGGACTCGTCGAGGAACTCCGCAACGCGTCGAGTGCAGACGAGCAACATGACCGGATTGAGGAACTCCTTCGCTTGCGCAACCGGCTCTCGACACTTAGCAACTTAGTGGAAGTGCGCAACAGTATTGATACCAGAGACGAGTTTTACAAAGCTGAAAAACAATTTTTCGATCAAAACTCACCCCGCATCGAGGCGTTGAATCACCTATTCTATGAAGCGCTTGTCGACTCCCCGTTTCAGAGTGAGCTGGAGCGGCGGTGGGGCAAGCAACTCTTGCGTGTAGCCGAGGTCACCCTCAAGACGTTCCGACCGGATGTCATGGAGGACCTGCAGAGGGAAAACGAGTTGACGAGCCAGTATCTCGACCTGATGGCCTCGGCCGAGATCGAGTTTGCGGGTGAAACGCGCACACTGGCCCAGATGACGCCGTTTGAGTCAAGCCCGGACCGAGCCGTGCGCATTCGTGCCACAAAGGCGAAGTGGAGCTTCTTTGAGCAACACCGCGACGAGTTGGATGGCATCTACGACGAGCTTGTGAAGGTTCGGACGAGAATCGCACACAAGCTCGGCTACGACAATTTCGTCGAGCTTGGCTATTTGCGAATGACGCGCACGGACTACGACGAAGCGATGGTGGCGAATTTTCGCAAGCAGGTGAGGGAACTGATCGTGCCGTTGGCGACAAAGCTTCGGGAGCGCCAACGCGCGCGGATCGGAGTCGACCATCTGCATTACTACGACGAGGAACTGGCATTCCTCACTGGCAACCCAGAGCCGAAAGGCGATCCAGCTTGGATCGTGGAACGAGCGCGGCAGATGTATGACGAGTTATCTCCCGAGACGCGAGAGTTTTTCCAGTTTATGTTGGACGCGGAATTGTTAGATCTCGTCGCGAAGCGAGGCAAGGCTGTGGGCGGGTTCTGTACGACGTTTCGCGATTACGAGGCGCCGTTTATCTTTTCCAACTTTAACGGTACGCACGGCGACGTCACCGTCCTCACACACGAGGCAGGACACGCATTTCAGGCGTACGCCAGTCGCTCTTACGCAGTACCGGAATACGCATTTCCGACTTCCGAGGCCGCGGAGATTCATTCGATGAGCATGGAGTTCTTCACGTGGCCGTGGATGGACTTGTTCTTCGAACAGGATACGGAGAAATTCAAGTTCATGCACCTGAGTGATGCCCTGTTATTCATTCCTTACGGCGTCGCAGTGGACGAATTCCAGCACTTCGTCTACGCCAACCCCGAGGCGACACCGGCACAGCGGAAGGCCGCGTGGCGGCAAATCGAGCGGACGTATTTGCCGCATCGCGACTACGACGACAACGCGTTTCTCGAGGAGGGCGGATATTGGCAGCGTCAGCTCCACATCTACATGTATCCGTTCTACTACATCGACTACACGCTCGCTCAAATCTGTGCATTTCAGTACTGGGTGCGCGCAGAGGAGAATCGCGGTGCAGCGTGGCGCGATTACCTGGAGATCTGCAAGGTCGGGGGCAGTCAGTCGTTCCTTGAAATCGTGGATACAGGAGGCCTCCGGTCGCCATTTGCCGATGGTTGTGTGGCGTCGGTCATTGGACAAATCGAAGCTTGGCTGGACCGCGTGGACGACAGCCAGTTTTAA
- a CDS encoding NAD-dependent epimerase/dehydratase family protein, whose protein sequence is MNVLVIGGTRFFGRRLVHRLLAEGHAVTVASRGQTVDDFGERVERIRVDRTDDEAMRQAFAGRSFDVVFDQVGFNPVHARGAIEAFGQRVQRYVFTSSISVYEGGNDVSETAFDPAHYPVDLAAGSYEYGEGKRQAEAYLMQHAPFDVVTVRVAMVVSGDDDYTGRFAFHVNHVAEGVSIAVPDDVEHPITFVTAGQVADFLHFVGVQSDFVGPVNAGNDGYESTQSLCRRIGQIVSRDASFHLAASPEADADFSPYGFSTDLTVSNRLAKEIGFAFTDWRQELPSMVGEVLKRRAE, encoded by the coding sequence ATGAACGTGTTGGTGATTGGCGGCACCCGCTTTTTTGGTCGGCGGCTGGTTCACCGCCTGTTGGCAGAAGGGCACGCTGTGACTGTCGCGTCGCGTGGGCAGACAGTGGACGACTTCGGAGAGCGAGTTGAGCGAATCCGGGTGGATCGCACCGATGATGAAGCTATGAGACAGGCGTTTGCCGGCCGTTCGTTCGACGTCGTGTTCGACCAAGTGGGCTTTAACCCGGTACACGCAAGAGGCGCCATCGAAGCGTTTGGACAGCGGGTGCAGCGATATGTGTTCACATCGTCCATCTCGGTGTACGAAGGCGGCAACGATGTGTCAGAAACCGCGTTCGATCCGGCCCATTATCCCGTCGATCTAGCGGCAGGCAGCTACGAGTACGGTGAAGGGAAGCGGCAAGCGGAGGCGTATCTGATGCAGCATGCGCCGTTTGATGTCGTAACGGTCCGCGTCGCCATGGTAGTGTCTGGAGACGACGACTACACAGGCCGCTTTGCCTTTCACGTGAATCACGTCGCCGAAGGCGTCTCGATCGCCGTCCCGGATGACGTGGAACATCCGATCACCTTTGTCACCGCGGGGCAGGTAGCCGATTTCCTCCATTTCGTTGGCGTTCAATCCGATTTCGTCGGCCCTGTCAACGCTGGAAACGATGGCTACGAGAGTACGCAGTCGCTTTGCCGCCGGATCGGGCAGATCGTCAGCCGCGACGCCAGCTTCCATCTAGCGGCCTCACCTGAGGCGGATGCGGATTTTTCGCCCTACGGGTTCTCGACCGACCTCACGGTGTCGAACCGACTAGCGAAGGAGATCGGTTTCGCATTCACCGATTGGCGGCAGGAATTGCCTTCGATGGTCGGTGAAGTGTTGAAACGCAGGGCAGAGTAG
- a CDS encoding DUF2306 domain-containing protein — protein MYRWFLGGVGVLATVWVIHVVLTTFVFDPTGAHILAHKHLPSQFHHTMWAVVLGLHVVCSSIAMICGILGFLRRLFPRLQTIHRANGRIYIVSVLIAALSAGYLAPFATGGEWTSLGFNVLEAAWVLTTVMAYLRIRRKSTERHVAWMIRSYSLAYVNTAVHIWLVILHGAFSIPYDRAYTLSVWFAGAAVLLIAEGIVRRGPLRRHG, from the coding sequence GTGTACCGATGGTTTCTGGGTGGTGTAGGCGTTCTCGCCACCGTCTGGGTGATCCACGTGGTGCTGACGACGTTCGTCTTTGATCCCACCGGAGCCCACATCCTCGCCCACAAACACCTCCCGTCGCAATTCCATCACACGATGTGGGCAGTTGTTCTCGGGCTTCACGTAGTGTGCTCGTCCATCGCGATGATCTGCGGTATCCTCGGATTCCTACGGCGCCTCTTCCCGCGTCTTCAAACCATACATCGGGCAAACGGCCGCATCTACATCGTCTCCGTGTTGATCGCAGCGCTCAGCGCGGGGTACCTGGCACCCTTTGCCACCGGCGGCGAATGGACAAGTCTTGGATTCAACGTGTTGGAGGCGGCATGGGTGCTGACGACCGTCATGGCTTACCTGCGAATCCGCCGAAAATCTACAGAACGCCACGTGGCTTGGATGATCCGAAGCTACTCCCTGGCATACGTCAATACAGCGGTACACATATGGTTAGTCATTCTCCACGGCGCCTTTTCTATCCCATATGATCGCGCCTATACCCTGTCGGTGTGGTTCGCGGGTGCTGCTGTCCTGCTGATCGCAGAGGGGATTGTCCGCCGTGGCCCGTTACGGCGACACGGCTGA
- a CDS encoding amino acid permease produces MIAIGGAIGTGLFVASGASISSAGPAGALLAYVIVGAMVYFVMTGLGEMATFMPVAGSFERYASRFVDPALGFALGWNYWYTWAVTVPAELAAGTIVVKYWLPNTSPILWSAVFLLVLFLLNVVSVKGYGEGEFWFAGVKVATIIIFLVVGVLMIFGAFTGQFVGFHTFTAGGSPFHGGAFATFSTFLVAGFAFQGTELVGLAAGESDDPKRNVPRAIRQVFWRILIFYVLAIFVIGMLIPYTDPNLLKTDVNNVAVSPFTLILQRAGLAIAASVMNAVILTAVLSAGNSAVYASTRMLFALAKEGKAPRVFAVLTKRGVPVNSLLLTMVIGFVAFLASLFGNGVVYSWMLNAASLTGFLAWLGIAVSHWRFRRAYVAQGRSLDDLAYRAKWYPFGPLFACVLCAVVIVGQDYSAFTGGHVQWAGVVATYVGIPLFIVLWLGYKVVYKTRLVPLLECDFDTVE; encoded by the coding sequence ATGATTGCAATTGGTGGAGCCATCGGCACGGGGCTGTTTGTGGCAAGCGGGGCATCCATCAGCTCCGCGGGGCCAGCCGGTGCGCTCCTCGCATACGTCATCGTCGGGGCGATGGTCTATTTCGTCATGACCGGCCTCGGTGAAATGGCGACGTTCATGCCGGTGGCGGGGTCGTTTGAACGGTACGCCTCACGCTTTGTCGATCCCGCCCTTGGCTTCGCCCTTGGCTGGAACTATTGGTACACGTGGGCGGTGACGGTGCCAGCCGAACTGGCTGCGGGCACGATCGTCGTAAAGTATTGGCTTCCAAACACGTCTCCAATCCTGTGGAGCGCGGTCTTTCTCCTGGTCCTGTTCCTCCTCAACGTCGTTTCCGTCAAGGGGTACGGGGAGGGCGAGTTCTGGTTCGCAGGCGTGAAAGTGGCGACCATCATCATCTTCTTAGTCGTCGGCGTACTCATGATATTTGGCGCGTTTACTGGGCAGTTTGTGGGATTCCACACGTTTACCGCGGGGGGATCCCCCTTTCACGGCGGGGCCTTTGCCACGTTTAGCACGTTTTTGGTCGCGGGCTTCGCATTTCAGGGCACGGAACTCGTCGGGCTCGCGGCGGGGGAGAGCGATGACCCAAAGCGCAACGTCCCACGCGCCATTCGCCAGGTGTTCTGGCGCATCCTCATTTTCTACGTATTGGCTATCTTTGTCATCGGTATGTTGATTCCTTATACGGATCCCAATTTGTTGAAGACTGACGTGAACAACGTCGCCGTCAGTCCGTTTACGCTGATCCTGCAGCGCGCAGGTCTTGCCATCGCCGCTTCGGTGATGAATGCGGTGATCCTGACGGCCGTGCTGTCCGCTGGCAACTCTGCTGTATACGCCTCGACGCGCATGCTCTTTGCATTGGCCAAAGAGGGCAAGGCACCGCGCGTGTTTGCTGTGCTGACGAAGCGCGGTGTGCCTGTCAACTCTCTGCTGCTTACCATGGTCATCGGGTTTGTCGCTTTTCTCGCATCGCTGTTCGGCAACGGGGTCGTTTATAGCTGGATGCTGAACGCCGCCAGTCTCACAGGCTTTTTGGCGTGGCTTGGCATCGCCGTGAGCCACTGGCGCTTTCGGCGGGCCTACGTAGCCCAGGGCCGCAGTTTAGACGACTTGGCCTATCGGGCAAAATGGTATCCGTTTGGCCCGTTGTTCGCCTGTGTGTTGTGCGCGGTCGTCATCGTCGGCCAGGATTACAGTGCCTTCACAGGTGGACATGTCCAGTGGGCGGGCGTCGTGGCGACATACGTCGGGATCCCCCTGTTTATCGTGCTCTGGCTAGGTTATAAGGTCGTCTATAAGACGAGGCTCGTCCCACTCCTAGAGTGCGACTTCGACACCGTCGAATAG
- a CDS encoding DUF47 family protein produces MAKRSTQLFSFLVEIAENIQTATETFEKELSASTDFGSLATRMKTYEETGDDLIGRLISLLNNTYITPLEREDFVELAVTMDDIIDGIYAVTVRFNLYNIKEITPTMVEFAKDIRESAAEITQAIRKLHDRKLVQLRDHIKSLNVLEKHADQLLVSALRTLFAEYTDAMEVIKLKEVYEILENVTDRCEDVADVLESVILKNA; encoded by the coding sequence TTGGCAAAACGCAGCACGCAACTCTTTTCGTTCCTTGTTGAAATCGCGGAAAACATTCAGACGGCCACGGAGACGTTCGAGAAAGAACTGTCTGCCAGCACGGACTTCGGCTCATTGGCCACGCGTATGAAGACCTATGAGGAAACAGGCGATGACTTGATTGGCAGACTCATCAGTTTGTTGAACAATACCTATATTACGCCACTCGAACGTGAAGACTTTGTTGAACTCGCGGTGACGATGGACGACATCATCGATGGGATTTACGCCGTCACGGTCCGCTTCAACTTGTACAACATCAAAGAGATCACGCCCACCATGGTCGAATTTGCGAAGGATATCCGCGAGAGCGCGGCGGAGATCACGCAAGCCATTCGCAAACTTCACGACCGCAAACTGGTACAGCTTCGGGATCACATCAAGTCTCTGAACGTGCTCGAAAAACATGCTGACCAATTGCTCGTTTCCGCACTTCGCACCCTCTTCGCAGAGTATACGGATGCGATGGAGGTCATCAAGTTGAAGGAAGTGTACGAAATCCTCGAGAATGTCACGGACCGGTGCGAGGACGTCGCCGATGTCCTCGAATCTGTCATTCTAAAGAATGCGTAG
- a CDS encoding inorganic phosphate transporter — translation MLLLIILVVVLALCFDFTNGFHDTANAIATSVSTRALSPRVAVVLAGSMNLIGALTFTGVAKTIGGSIADPLKVQHGTVVVLAAIVAAIGWNLLTWRLGIPSSSSHALIGALSGAVIGAAGFHAINYSGFISIIEALVISPIAALFLGYIIMWIFRLLFGARSLHRVNRPFRYLQMITAGVQAFMHGTNDAQKTMGIITFALIAGGFQSTMNIPFWVKLACAVAMGCGTATGGWRIIKTVGSKIIRIEPINGFASDLTSSMIIFGFTLLKLPVSSTHVISSSIMGTGAAKRFNQVHWGVAGRIVVAWLITIPISGCIAAILVRLFLL, via the coding sequence ATGTTACTACTGATTATTCTCGTCGTTGTCCTGGCTCTTTGCTTTGATTTTACGAACGGGTTTCATGACACCGCCAATGCAATTGCGACCAGCGTATCGACGAGAGCACTGTCTCCTCGCGTCGCCGTCGTATTAGCGGGGAGTATGAACCTGATTGGGGCTTTGACGTTCACCGGTGTGGCGAAGACCATCGGCGGCAGTATTGCAGATCCCCTCAAAGTGCAACACGGTACGGTTGTCGTGCTCGCGGCGATTGTCGCGGCGATTGGTTGGAACCTGCTGACGTGGCGCCTTGGGATACCAAGTTCATCGTCGCACGCGTTGATTGGAGCCTTATCAGGTGCGGTGATTGGCGCTGCCGGCTTTCATGCCATCAATTACAGTGGATTCATATCGATTATCGAAGCGCTTGTCATCTCACCTATTGCTGCGTTGTTTCTCGGCTATATCATCATGTGGATATTTCGCCTGTTGTTCGGAGCGAGATCGCTGCACCGCGTCAATCGTCCTTTTCGTTATCTGCAGATGATCACCGCTGGCGTGCAGGCGTTTATGCACGGTACGAACGACGCACAGAAGACGATGGGGATCATCACGTTTGCATTGATCGCCGGTGGCTTTCAGTCGACGATGAATATCCCATTTTGGGTCAAGCTGGCGTGTGCTGTAGCGATGGGCTGTGGGACGGCGACTGGCGGTTGGAGAATTATTAAGACGGTCGGATCGAAAATCATTCGCATCGAACCGATTAACGGATTTGCATCGGACTTGACGAGTTCCATGATCATCTTCGGCTTCACACTCTTGAAGCTTCCTGTAAGTTCGACGCACGTCATCTCGTCCTCCATCATGGGGACAGGCGCTGCTAAGCGGTTCAATCAAGTGCACTGGGGCGTCGCGGGCCGCATCGTCGTTGCGTGGCTTATCACGATACCCATCAGCGGTTGTATCGCGGCGATACTTGTACGACTGTTCCTGCTTTGA
- a CDS encoding LacI family DNA-binding transcriptional regulator produces MQQRKLSMTTIYDVAKRAGVSVATVSKVLNGYPDVSQRTRDKVQQITDELGYHANAVARSLVTRRSMTIGVFFQDHDNRGFRHPFLHDVIASFKDIVGEAGYDLLFLSEQRSDASSRSFEARARQRDVDGLFLLGVPRTNSGLAALSRSQIPTVSVDLDLFGPKASYLCSDNVGGARKAVDYLVANGHRKIAFIGDRFGTKPGHDRMLGYQEALQANALQYRSEWVLEGDFSEASGARAMKRILKCSELPTAVFCASDMMAIGGMDALLEAGLEVARDMSIVGFDDIDLARYVKPGLTTIRQNTEKMGQRAATELLELMNMANKPPSVMTVETSLVIRGTVRNMS; encoded by the coding sequence ATGCAACAAAGGAAGCTGTCTATGACCACGATATACGACGTTGCGAAACGAGCAGGAGTTTCGGTTGCGACGGTGTCCAAAGTCCTTAATGGGTACCCCGATGTGAGTCAGAGGACCCGTGATAAGGTTCAGCAGATCACCGATGAGCTGGGATACCATGCGAATGCAGTCGCGCGAAGTCTCGTGACCCGAAGATCGATGACGATTGGCGTGTTTTTTCAAGACCACGACAATCGGGGCTTCCGGCATCCGTTTCTGCACGACGTGATAGCGAGTTTCAAGGATATCGTCGGGGAAGCCGGTTACGACCTGCTATTTTTGTCGGAGCAACGCTCGGATGCCTCGTCCCGAAGTTTTGAAGCAAGAGCGAGACAACGAGATGTAGACGGTTTATTTCTCCTCGGTGTCCCGAGGACCAATTCGGGGTTGGCCGCCTTGTCGCGCAGTCAAATCCCAACCGTCTCTGTCGATCTCGACCTGTTTGGCCCGAAGGCGAGTTACTTGTGTTCCGATAACGTTGGTGGGGCGCGCAAAGCTGTGGATTATCTCGTGGCGAACGGACATCGGAAAATTGCTTTTATTGGCGATCGGTTTGGCACGAAACCAGGGCACGACCGAATGCTTGGCTATCAAGAGGCGTTGCAGGCAAACGCCTTGCAGTATCGCTCCGAGTGGGTCCTTGAAGGCGACTTCAGTGAGGCTTCGGGAGCGCGGGCGATGAAGCGGATCTTGAAGTGCAGCGAGTTGCCAACTGCGGTGTTCTGTGCATCGGACATGATGGCTATCGGCGGCATGGATGCTCTCTTAGAAGCGGGGCTAGAAGTTGCGCGGGACATGTCCATCGTAGGTTTCGACGACATTGACCTCGCCCGCTACGTGAAGCCGGGTTTGACGACGATTCGCCAGAATACCGAAAAGATGGGGCAGAGGGCTGCGACGGAACTGCTCGAGCTGATGAACATGGCGAATAAACCGCCAAGTGTGATGACGGTGGAAACCAGTTTGGTGATTCGAGGGACAGTGCGCAACATGTCATGA
- a CDS encoding ABC transporter substrate-binding protein: protein MNEKWKVGVMTGAVALMTASLVGCGTGSTGTSSGSGGNAKTTSAQGKTLTIVPAPYGSFQDNFNPFQYQTTANGGTFGLIYEPLFYDSLVSSNQYDLLGKSATWSNDNKTLTVKLNTAAKWSDGKPFTSKDVVFTFNLLKKYPAIDTAGVWTELTGVQAQGDDTVVFTFKKADVPFAMYVEQTPIVPEHIWSSVGDPSKYTNPQPVGTGPFILDKFSAQDYTMKANPNYYGGTVPVPEINFPAYNSNDSANLAVAQGQVDWAGQFIQNVDKVYAGKSSNNKYWFPPNNVVSLLPDLKNPLLSQKVVREALSDAINRTDLAQKGEYGYVQVASPTTILPTNKDWIDPNLPAADQKFTYDTATADKLLEGAGFKKNSNGIYESPSGQPLSFNLDVVSGWTDWDADAQILAENLKQAGIQVNVQQMQYAGYEAALQSHKFDLAIASSGGGPNPYYIDENVYASTGSMNYEQWNDPATDAAFQAFESTSDPQKQKQAMYTFEKIAAEQLPTIPLFYGGTWYEYNTKNYTGWPDASNPYVSPAPWSWPAAGIVIMHLKPTN, encoded by the coding sequence GTGAACGAGAAATGGAAAGTAGGCGTCATGACAGGCGCAGTAGCGCTGATGACAGCGTCCTTGGTCGGTTGCGGAACTGGAAGTACTGGTACGAGCAGTGGGAGTGGCGGCAACGCGAAGACGACGTCTGCACAGGGCAAAACGTTGACCATCGTTCCGGCACCATACGGAAGTTTCCAGGATAATTTTAACCCATTCCAATATCAAACGACCGCGAATGGCGGTACATTTGGCCTTATCTATGAACCTTTGTTCTACGATAGCTTGGTTAGCTCGAACCAATACGACTTGCTCGGCAAGAGTGCAACTTGGAGCAACGACAATAAGACGTTGACCGTCAAGTTGAACACTGCTGCGAAATGGTCCGACGGAAAGCCATTCACCTCCAAGGACGTCGTTTTTACGTTCAACTTGCTCAAGAAGTATCCGGCTATCGATACGGCTGGCGTGTGGACGGAATTGACTGGCGTGCAGGCGCAAGGTGATGACACCGTCGTCTTCACGTTCAAGAAAGCCGACGTTCCGTTCGCGATGTACGTAGAGCAAACTCCGATCGTTCCGGAGCACATTTGGTCCTCGGTGGGAGATCCATCGAAGTACACCAATCCACAACCAGTCGGTACAGGTCCGTTCATCCTGGACAAGTTCTCCGCTCAGGACTACACGATGAAGGCCAACCCGAATTATTACGGTGGTACTGTCCCTGTTCCGGAAATCAACTTCCCGGCCTACAACAGCAACGACAGCGCGAATCTGGCAGTGGCCCAAGGTCAAGTCGATTGGGCTGGTCAATTCATCCAGAACGTCGACAAAGTCTACGCTGGAAAAAGCTCGAACAATAAGTACTGGTTCCCGCCAAACAACGTGGTGAGCTTGCTGCCAGATTTGAAGAACCCGCTGCTTAGCCAAAAGGTCGTCCGTGAAGCCCTCAGCGATGCGATTAACCGTACCGATTTGGCGCAAAAGGGCGAGTACGGCTACGTGCAAGTGGCCAGCCCGACCACCATCTTGCCGACGAACAAGGATTGGATCGACCCGAACTTGCCGGCAGCCGACCAAAAGTTCACGTATGACACGGCTACAGCTGATAAGTTGCTCGAGGGTGCTGGATTCAAAAAGAATAGCAACGGCATCTACGAGTCGCCAAGCGGTCAACCACTGTCGTTTAATCTGGACGTCGTGTCTGGCTGGACGGACTGGGATGCTGACGCGCAAATTCTCGCCGAGAACCTCAAACAAGCGGGGATCCAAGTCAACGTGCAACAGATGCAATACGCAGGCTACGAGGCAGCGCTCCAAAGTCACAAGTTCGACCTGGCGATTGCATCGTCTGGCGGCGGTCCAAACCCGTATTACATCGATGAGAACGTATACGCCTCTACGGGCAGCATGAACTACGAACAGTGGAACGATCCGGCCACGGACGCCGCGTTCCAAGCGTTCGAGTCCACCTCTGACCCTCAGAAGCAGAAACAAGCGATGTACACGTTCGAAAAGATCGCTGCAGAACAACTCCCGACCATTCCGCTCTTCTACGGCGGTACCTGGTATGAGTACAACACCAAGAATTACACTGGGTGGCCGGACGCAAGCAACCCGTACGTCTCTCCGGCTCCATGGTCTTGGCCAGCTGCTGGCATCGTGATTATGCACCTGAAACCGACCAACTAA
- a CDS encoding ABC transporter permease, whose protein sequence is MRYVLNRLIFFVVSVWAAVTINFILPRMMPGDPAQAMFAKFSNNLTPQAMHALELQFGFSNQPLIVQYFTYLKGLVTGNWGLSFTYYPTPTTTVIGQSLPWTLGLVGITTLISVFAGTGLGILIAWRRGKALDTTLPIASLFVQAAPYMWTGLILLYVFGFKFGWFPIAHGYADDTPPSFTLAFFLSALKHGILPAITIFLGSFSGWLIGMRNNMILTLGEDYVVFAEAKGVKPMRLVMMYAARNAILPQITSFAIAIGNVVSGSILTEVVYSYPGIGAQLNAAVLQQDYPLIQGHFSSSRWQSSWPT, encoded by the coding sequence ATGCGATATGTGCTGAACCGCTTAATTTTCTTCGTCGTGTCCGTGTGGGCGGCTGTGACCATCAACTTTATATTGCCTCGCATGATGCCAGGAGACCCGGCGCAGGCGATGTTCGCGAAGTTCTCGAACAACCTGACGCCACAGGCCATGCATGCGCTTGAATTGCAGTTTGGCTTTAGCAACCAGCCACTCATCGTGCAGTATTTCACGTATCTCAAGGGCCTTGTCACAGGCAACTGGGGCCTCTCGTTTACCTACTACCCAACGCCGACGACGACAGTCATCGGTCAAAGCTTACCTTGGACGCTGGGCCTCGTAGGCATCACAACGCTCATCTCCGTGTTTGCTGGTACTGGACTCGGAATTCTCATCGCGTGGCGCCGCGGAAAGGCGCTTGACACTACGCTGCCGATTGCTTCTCTCTTCGTACAAGCCGCTCCCTATATGTGGACGGGACTCATTTTGCTCTACGTGTTTGGCTTTAAGTTCGGTTGGTTCCCAATCGCTCATGGATATGCAGATGACACGCCACCTTCTTTCACGCTGGCGTTTTTCCTAAGCGCGTTGAAACACGGGATACTCCCGGCCATCACCATCTTCTTAGGATCGTTCAGCGGTTGGCTGATTGGCATGCGCAACAATATGATTCTCACGCTCGGCGAAGATTACGTCGTGTTCGCGGAGGCAAAAGGCGTAAAGCCGATGCGGCTGGTGATGATGTACGCGGCGCGCAACGCGATTCTGCCACAAATTACGAGCTTTGCGATCGCGATTGGCAACGTCGTGAGCGGCTCGATTTTGACGGAAGTCGTCTATTCCTACCCAGGAATCGGCGCCCAGTTGAATGCAGCCGTGCTGCAGCAGGACTATCCGCTCATCCAGGGGCATTTCTCGTCATCGCGTTGGCAGTCCTCTTGGCCAACCTGA